CATTCCCGCGCCTACGCTCATCGGGACCTTTGGGGCCTTCATCCGGATCCGCTCGCCCATCCGCTCGCGAACTGCGCTCTTTGATATCGGCATCGCCGGACCCATCGCCGGCTTCCTGGTCGCGGTGCCGGCCCTGGCGCTGGGCATGATGCTCTCGCGCGACGCCCCGCTCGTGGTGAGCCGGTCCGAGCTGCAGTTCGGATATCCCGCCATCTTCGACCTGCTGTGGGCGGTGCTGCCTCTTGGCGATTTGCAGGGCGGATCTTCGATGCTGCGCGACATTTACTTCCACCCCATCGCCATCGCCGCCTGGGTGGGCATGTTCGCCACCGCGCTGAACCTGATTCCCGGCGGCCAACTCGATGGCGGCCACATCGTCTACGCCCTGTCGCCGAGGCTTCACCGGAGCCTCTCCCGCCTGATGGCCGCAGCCCTGGTGCCGATGGCCTACTTCTGGTGGTCCGGGTGGCTGATGTGGGCCTTCATCCTGCTCATCACCGGCACGCGCCATCCCGCGGTGCCGCCGGTTCCCGAACTCTCCCCAGGACGCAAGCTGCTCGCCCGCTTTGGCCTGCTCATCCTGTTGCTGACGTTCATCCCCGCACCCTTCGCCGGGGGCTCCCTTCGCGAACTGCTGTTCGCTCCACCGGGCGGCTGAACAAGGCAATAGCGCCTTCCGAGGAAGGGACTGGCGTCGGAGTTTA
The window above is part of the Terriglobales bacterium genome. Proteins encoded here:
- a CDS encoding site-2 protease family protein; this translates as MSEPLPPTISLPELFPREVIVIPPPRPRRRVWLHILLFLATVFTTLVVGARLEFNFLHNRPAYYEEEDFFPVAWALSEPSRLLLGTPFSVTLLLILLAHEMGHFAFCVRNGVYATLPFFIPAPTLIGTFGAFIRIRSPIRSRTALFDIGIAGPIAGFLVAVPALALGMMLSRDAPLVVSRSELQFGYPAIFDLLWAVLPLGDLQGGSSMLRDIYFHPIAIAAWVGMFATALNLIPGGQLDGGHIVYALSPRLHRSLSRLMAAALVPMAYFWWSGWLMWAFILLITGTRHPAVPPVPELSPGRKLLARFGLLILLLTFIPAPFAGGSLRELLFAPPGG